The Stomoxys calcitrans chromosome 3, idStoCalc2.1, whole genome shotgun sequence genome includes a region encoding these proteins:
- the LOC106094113 gene encoding uncharacterized protein LOC106094113, which translates to MKNFLTLTLMVAINLKLCLSLDTPLVSKDFQKDFLQEMSAVMKNSALEVLNKYLKNIQRPAYVNGIFDEALDLALKSKKLETKVVFLKQWFDMSEQQNGNRENLYGLRNVHFLKKLKDKLYVLQEESFEEMHNLRYYYLCQQFNMSSSQERQEEQKHHHLYSEDIKLAPINEQNVAEILQKLGLKDNHTISISVKDFGQQLYSKVNNTGAELINDYLWVIRKLLQEVLEAKEEGEEVEGGKLAVKHNEALEKVLQEIDMLLNTTDFYSKRQRLYDYLQNNLAMDFEEFQNTENSQQDLVGIFEKLKAKGLDLIVAFLFSNVEFADHVHQQWAAMLPKAPLTLFEEKNGSRQLAEIQQLYESFKEDFENASKYDAYLEAVKLLHEQTQSSKADTTHIYEMLYSASQNVGSTRVVLMNEKCKEV; encoded by the exons atgaaaaatttcctaaCACTAACGTTGATGGTGGCCATCAACTTAAAA TTATGTCTGTCTCTGGATACCCCTTTGGTTTCGAAAGATTTCCAAAAAGATTTTCTGCAGGAAATGAGTGCGGTTATGAAAAATTCCGCTTTGGAGGTGCTTAATAAATATCTCAAGAACATACAAAGGCCTGCCTATGTTAACGGCATATTTGACGAAGCCTTAGATTTGGCCTTGAAATCCAAGaagttggagaccaaagtggttTTTCTCAAACAATGGTTTGATATGAGCGAACAACAGAATGGCAATCGTGAAAACCTTTATGGTCTACGCAATGTTCACttcctcaagaagctcaaggaTAAGCTCTATGTGCTGCAGGAGGAAAGTTTCGAGGAAATGCATAATCTGCGCTATTACTATCTATGCCAGCAATTTAATATGAGTAGTTCGCAGGAAAGGCAAGAGGAGCAGAAACATCATCATCTGTACTCAGAAGATATCAAATTGGCTCCCATCAATGAACAAAAtgtggctgagattttgcaaaaattgggCCTTAAGGATAATCACACCATCTCCATAAGTGTCAAGGATTTTGGCCAGCAGCTCTATAGCAAAGTCAATAACACCGGGGCAGAATTAATCAATGATTACTTGTGGGTCATACGCAAATTGCTGCAAGAGGTCTTGGAGGCCAAGGAGGAGGGCGAAGAGGTCGAAGGTGGCAAACTGGCTGTTAAACACAATGAGGCCTTGGAGAAAGTGCTGCAGGAAATCGATATGCTATTGAATACCACCGATTTCTATAGCAAACGTCAGCGGCTCTATGATTATTTGCAAAATAATTTGGCTatggattttgaagaatttcaaAATACAGAAAATTCCCAACAGGATTTGGTGGGCATATTCGAGAAACTCAAAGCAAAGGGCTTAGATCTCATAGTGGCCTTCCTGTTTAGTAATGTGGAATTTGCCGACCATGTACACCAGCAATGGGCCGCCATGTTGCCCAAGGCTCCGCTGACGTTGTTCGAGGAGAAGAATGGCTCGCGTCAACTGGCCGAGATACAGCAGTTGTATGAGTCGTTTAAAGAGGATTTTGAAAATGCATCAAAATATGATGCCTATTTGGAAGCGGTTAAATTGTTGCATGAGCAGACACAAAGCTCTAAGGCTGACACAACGCATATTTATGAGATGTTGTATAGTGCCTCgcaaaatgttggcagcacTCGGGTGGTTTTAATGAATGAGAAATGCAAAGAGGTTTAG